GGACATGTTCGGTGAAATGGTTCGTTCATTCGGCAGCACAGACAAAGTATACAGTGCCTATTATAAGACACTATCAAAGTCCATCACATCAGACTTGGGAAATTACAAGCCAAAACGGATCGGCCATATGACCCTTGCCCAGAAATTTCAGAAGCAGTATCAAACGGATCAATCTTATCGGGAAGAAATCAGAACGATTTTGGAACTGATTAAGCTGCACGGCTACGAACTTGACTACAATGGCGCGGGATTATTCAAGCCATTGTGTGGAGAGTCCTATCCTCCCCATTGGGTGATGGAGGAGGCCATAAAACAGAAAATCCCTTTTGTCTATGGTTCAGATGCCCATAGTGCAAAGGGATTGGGACAAGGGTATGATAAACTCATCCACCAAGAGCTTTTATCCGTTCCACTTTCCCTGCAAAGAAAATAGCGGATTCTGCACAGCGGACAGAAGCGGATTCTTTTTAGGCGGGATACAAACCGACTGCTCCAGCCATTTATTGATAAAACTCACATAAGACGTAACGAATAAGGGATCATGTGGAGCCGTATAGAAGACTTCAGATATATATAAAGGATGAAGGAAAGGCATGATGAGCAGATTTCTCAGCTGCATGGTCAGGAGCATGACAGGCTGTTTATGAAACTCTCTTCGTTTCATGCCTTTTTCAAATAGGGTGTCATAAAAATATTTTTCTTTAGAGAGGTAAGTGGTCATCACTTCCCTTACCAATGTAGAATCAAGCGTCATTTCCCGATGGACAAAACGTGACAGATCAGGCTGCTTCAGCTGGTAATGCAGGACACTTTCAATCATGGTCAAAAGCTGATCTTTAACTGTATAGTCCATCGATGTATGGTACACCACTTCAATCTTGCGGATATACCCTTCATAAAATGATGAAATCAGCTCTTCAAGCAAGCCTTGCTTCCCGCCAAAATGATAGGAAACGAGAGCAAGGTTAACACCCGCCCTCTTGGCAATCTGCCTGACCGAGGTGCCCTGATACCCCTGGTTTGTAAACAATTCAATCGCAGCTTCGGCAATTTTAATTTTGGTAGCCATCTGATCTTTTGACATTTAGTATCCACCACCCTTCTTATTACTTCTTTTTTCGTTGGAAAACCTGATATTCCCTTTAACAATCGCTCGACAAATACACCTGTTCTGATGTAATCTTCTACAATTTTTGATAAGATAGGGAAAGACCGCTAGCATAAAAAGGGGGATGTTCATGTTTACAGTCGAAAAATACAGTCAAAATCGCGAAGAGGGATATGATCTGCTCCTCAAGCAGCTCCGTGCACTTTTAGAAGGCGAGACAAGCATTACCGCTAACCTGGCGAACGCCTCAGCGCTATTAAACCAGTTCCTCCCCGCTATTAATTGGGTTGGATTTTATGAATATGAAGAACTGTCAGACCAGCTCGTCCTCGGACCGTTTCAAGGACTGCCGGCCTGCGTAAGAATTCCATTGGGAAAAGGT
This genomic stretch from Fictibacillus marinisediminis harbors:
- a CDS encoding GAF domain-containing protein, with the translated sequence MFTVEKYSQNREEGYDLLLKQLRALLEGETSITANLANASALLNQFLPAINWVGFYEYEELSDQLVLGPFQGLPACVRIPLGKGVCGSAAKDQQSLIVEDVHQFPGHIACDAASQSEIVVPIVKNGQLFGVLDIDSPEKNRFDEIDKVWLERFVDELNKHI
- the refZ gene encoding forespore capture DNA-binding protein RefZ, producing the protein MSKDQMATKIKIAEAAIELFTNQGYQGTSVRQIAKRAGVNLALVSYHFGGKQGLLEELISSFYEGYIRKIEVVYHTSMDYTVKDQLLTMIESVLHYQLKQPDLSRFVHREMTLDSTLVREVMTTYLSKEKYFYDTLFEKGMKRREFHKQPVMLLTMQLRNLLIMPFLHPLYISEVFYTAPHDPLFVTSYVSFINKWLEQSVCIPPKKNPLLSAVQNPLFSLQGKWNG
- the hisJ gene encoding histidinol-phosphatase HisJ gives rise to the protein MSTFYDGHVHTPYCPHGTADPLSLYIERAIELGLSGMTFTEHAPLPSGFIDPVPEKDSGMELSRLSSYLDELGAAKQYYRKAISINIGLEVDFIDGFEKETKDFLNEVGPRLDDAILSVHFIKQESSYFCIDYSEDMFGEMVRSFGSTDKVYSAYYKTLSKSITSDLGNYKPKRIGHMTLAQKFQKQYQTDQSYREEIRTILELIKLHGYELDYNGAGLFKPLCGESYPPHWVMEEAIKQKIPFVYGSDAHSAKGLGQGYDKLIHQELLSVPLSLQRK